One segment of Anopheles stephensi strain Indian chromosome 3, UCI_ANSTEP_V1.0, whole genome shotgun sequence DNA contains the following:
- the LOC118513845 gene encoding PC4 and SFRS1-interacting protein-like isoform X1, whose amino-acid sequence MVASKKSFEVGDLVFAKVKGYPSWPAKVTSVEKAKYRVYFYGTGETGKVKPEDLFPYEASKEKFAAEKFMKRKGFREAMIQIESAISGDDPSPVSLAYDVAAVQSGMDDTMETSHQTSISAAEATFNESHVSANSTAYNIGKVKLEKYEDENATTQQPAAVVAQTKANAKGSSATKKAVAATPALTPATNNGSQKKVLEAQSSPQDNAGGVTDTKEIVSQRGRKIKQKRFLDADEEEEGGSVAAGSPPKKKPAKAKPAMAATTPAATKKLDPFEKIADERLFVLKLERQLVELNLEIKSSVKLNGADPERCVKLMEQYENLSVTSTILKKNPNCVETMKRLRKYVGNAKAWKLDDKQKLKFDFQAQQIRQKAEQIYARFKDILGMSDSEKPFWDWFVQEVTKFEQATQHLSQEELYLLVDEKELETANKQNSNTDTTNDATSAKDDQSTKAANDMAPEEAEGGGDEGFELEGTTPEEEHTTHLDE is encoded by the exons ATGGTGGCGTCCAAAAAATCGTTCGAAGTAGGCGACTTGGTGTTTGCCAAAGTCAAGGGCTACCCATCGTGGCCAGCGAAG GTTACCTCCGTGGAAAAGGCCAAATACAGAGTCTACTTTTACGGGACGGGTGAAAC TGGAAAAGTCAAGCCGGAGGACCTGTTCCCATACGAAGCATCGAAGGAAAAGTTTGCGGCGGAGAAATTTATGAAACGGAAGGGCTTCCGCGAGGCAATGATACAGATCgagtccgccatcagcggtgaTGATCCAAGCCCCGTAAGT CTTGCATATGACGTAGCGGCGGTACAGTCGGGAATGGATGATACGATGGAAACATCACACCAAACGTCAATTTCCGCTGCTGAG gcCACCTTCAACGAGTCCCACGTGTCGGCCAACTCAACCGCGTACAACATTGGCAAGGTAAAGCTGGAAAAGTATGAAGATGAAAATGCTACCACGCAACAGCCCGCCGCCGTCGTAGcacaaacaaaagcgaacGCAAAGGGAAGCTCTGCCACCAAGAAGGCGGTGGCCGCCACCCCAGCGCTTACACCGGCCACAAATAATGGATCGCAAAAGAAGGTGCTTGAGGCACAATCCTCGCCGCAGGACAATGCTGGCGGTGTGACCGACACGAAGGAAATCGTCAGCCAACGGGGTCGCAAAATCAAGCAGAAACGGTTCCTGGATGctgacgaggaggaggagggagGTTCCGTGGCAGCGGGAtcaccaccgaagaagaaaccGGCGAAAGCAAAACCGGCCATGGCGGCTACAACACCCGCTGCGACAAAGAAGCTGGACCCGTTCG AAAAAATTGCTGACGAGCGGCTGTTTGTGCTGAAACTGGAACGGCAGCTGGTGGAGCTGAATCTGGAGATAAAATCATCGGTAAAACTGAACGGCGCCGATCCGGAACGATGCGTCAAGCTGATGGAACAGTACGAAA ATCTGAGCGTTACTTCGACGATCCTGAAGAAAAATCCCAACTGTGTGGAAACGATGAAACGGTTACGGAAGTACGTGGGCAACGCCAAAGCGTGGAAGCTGGACGATAAGCAAAAGCTGAAGTTCGACTTCCAGGCGCAGCAGATACGACAAAAGGCAGAACAGATTTATGCCCGCTTTAAG GACATTTTGGGCATGTCAGACAGCGAGAAGCCTTTCTGGGATTGGTTCGTGCAGGAGGTAACCAAGTTCGAGCAAGCCACGCAGCATCTCTCCCAAGAGGAACTGTATCTGCTTGTGGACGAGAAAG AACTGGAAACGGCCAACAAACAGAACAGCAACACCGATACGACCAACGATGCGACTAGCGCGAAAGACGATCAATCAACCAAGGCAGCGAACGACATGGCGCCGGAAGAAGCTGAGGGTGGTGGGGACGAAGGTTTCGAACTGGAGGGTACGACACCGGAAGAAGAGCATACGACACATCTGGACGAATAG
- the LOC118513845 gene encoding PC4 and SFRS1-interacting protein-like isoform X3 encodes MVASKKSFEVGDLVFAKVKGYPSWPAKVTSVEKAKYRVYFYGTGETGKVKPEDLFPYEASKEKFAAEKFMKRKGFREAMIQIESAISGDDPSPVSATFNESHVSANSTAYNIGKVKLEKYEDENATTQQPAAVVAQTKANAKGSSATKKAVAATPALTPATNNGSQKKVLEAQSSPQDNAGGVTDTKEIVSQRGRKIKQKRFLDADEEEEGGSVAAGSPPKKKPAKAKPAMAATTPAATKKLDPFEKIADERLFVLKLERQLVELNLEIKSSVKLNGADPERCVKLMEQYENLSVTSTILKKNPNCVETMKRLRKYVGNAKAWKLDDKQKLKFDFQAQQIRQKAEQIYARFKDILGMSDSEKPFWDWFVQEVTKFEQATQHLSQEELYLLVDEKELETANKQNSNTDTTNDATSAKDDQSTKAANDMAPEEAEGGGDEGFELEGTTPEEEHTTHLDE; translated from the exons ATGGTGGCGTCCAAAAAATCGTTCGAAGTAGGCGACTTGGTGTTTGCCAAAGTCAAGGGCTACCCATCGTGGCCAGCGAAG GTTACCTCCGTGGAAAAGGCCAAATACAGAGTCTACTTTTACGGGACGGGTGAAAC TGGAAAAGTCAAGCCGGAGGACCTGTTCCCATACGAAGCATCGAAGGAAAAGTTTGCGGCGGAGAAATTTATGAAACGGAAGGGCTTCCGCGAGGCAATGATACAGATCgagtccgccatcagcggtgaTGATCCAAGCCCCGTAAGT gcCACCTTCAACGAGTCCCACGTGTCGGCCAACTCAACCGCGTACAACATTGGCAAGGTAAAGCTGGAAAAGTATGAAGATGAAAATGCTACCACGCAACAGCCCGCCGCCGTCGTAGcacaaacaaaagcgaacGCAAAGGGAAGCTCTGCCACCAAGAAGGCGGTGGCCGCCACCCCAGCGCTTACACCGGCCACAAATAATGGATCGCAAAAGAAGGTGCTTGAGGCACAATCCTCGCCGCAGGACAATGCTGGCGGTGTGACCGACACGAAGGAAATCGTCAGCCAACGGGGTCGCAAAATCAAGCAGAAACGGTTCCTGGATGctgacgaggaggaggagggagGTTCCGTGGCAGCGGGAtcaccaccgaagaagaaaccGGCGAAAGCAAAACCGGCCATGGCGGCTACAACACCCGCTGCGACAAAGAAGCTGGACCCGTTCG AAAAAATTGCTGACGAGCGGCTGTTTGTGCTGAAACTGGAACGGCAGCTGGTGGAGCTGAATCTGGAGATAAAATCATCGGTAAAACTGAACGGCGCCGATCCGGAACGATGCGTCAAGCTGATGGAACAGTACGAAA ATCTGAGCGTTACTTCGACGATCCTGAAGAAAAATCCCAACTGTGTGGAAACGATGAAACGGTTACGGAAGTACGTGGGCAACGCCAAAGCGTGGAAGCTGGACGATAAGCAAAAGCTGAAGTTCGACTTCCAGGCGCAGCAGATACGACAAAAGGCAGAACAGATTTATGCCCGCTTTAAG GACATTTTGGGCATGTCAGACAGCGAGAAGCCTTTCTGGGATTGGTTCGTGCAGGAGGTAACCAAGTTCGAGCAAGCCACGCAGCATCTCTCCCAAGAGGAACTGTATCTGCTTGTGGACGAGAAAG AACTGGAAACGGCCAACAAACAGAACAGCAACACCGATACGACCAACGATGCGACTAGCGCGAAAGACGATCAATCAACCAAGGCAGCGAACGACATGGCGCCGGAAGAAGCTGAGGGTGGTGGGGACGAAGGTTTCGAACTGGAGGGTACGACACCGGAAGAAGAGCATACGACACATCTGGACGAATAG
- the LOC118513845 gene encoding hepatoma-derived growth factor-related protein 2-like isoform X4, with protein MVASKKSFEVGDLVFAKVKGYPSWPAKVTSVEKAKYRVYFYGTGETGKVKPEDLFPYEASKEKFAAEKFMKRKGFREAMIQIESAISGDDPSPATFNESHVSANSTAYNIGKVKLEKYEDENATTQQPAAVVAQTKANAKGSSATKKAVAATPALTPATNNGSQKKVLEAQSSPQDNAGGVTDTKEIVSQRGRKIKQKRFLDADEEEEGGSVAAGSPPKKKPAKAKPAMAATTPAATKKLDPFEKIADERLFVLKLERQLVELNLEIKSSVKLNGADPERCVKLMEQYENLSVTSTILKKNPNCVETMKRLRKYVGNAKAWKLDDKQKLKFDFQAQQIRQKAEQIYARFKDILGMSDSEKPFWDWFVQEVTKFEQATQHLSQEELYLLVDEKELETANKQNSNTDTTNDATSAKDDQSTKAANDMAPEEAEGGGDEGFELEGTTPEEEHTTHLDE; from the exons ATGGTGGCGTCCAAAAAATCGTTCGAAGTAGGCGACTTGGTGTTTGCCAAAGTCAAGGGCTACCCATCGTGGCCAGCGAAG GTTACCTCCGTGGAAAAGGCCAAATACAGAGTCTACTTTTACGGGACGGGTGAAAC TGGAAAAGTCAAGCCGGAGGACCTGTTCCCATACGAAGCATCGAAGGAAAAGTTTGCGGCGGAGAAATTTATGAAACGGAAGGGCTTCCGCGAGGCAATGATACAGATCgagtccgccatcagcggtgaTGATCCAAGCCCC gcCACCTTCAACGAGTCCCACGTGTCGGCCAACTCAACCGCGTACAACATTGGCAAGGTAAAGCTGGAAAAGTATGAAGATGAAAATGCTACCACGCAACAGCCCGCCGCCGTCGTAGcacaaacaaaagcgaacGCAAAGGGAAGCTCTGCCACCAAGAAGGCGGTGGCCGCCACCCCAGCGCTTACACCGGCCACAAATAATGGATCGCAAAAGAAGGTGCTTGAGGCACAATCCTCGCCGCAGGACAATGCTGGCGGTGTGACCGACACGAAGGAAATCGTCAGCCAACGGGGTCGCAAAATCAAGCAGAAACGGTTCCTGGATGctgacgaggaggaggagggagGTTCCGTGGCAGCGGGAtcaccaccgaagaagaaaccGGCGAAAGCAAAACCGGCCATGGCGGCTACAACACCCGCTGCGACAAAGAAGCTGGACCCGTTCG AAAAAATTGCTGACGAGCGGCTGTTTGTGCTGAAACTGGAACGGCAGCTGGTGGAGCTGAATCTGGAGATAAAATCATCGGTAAAACTGAACGGCGCCGATCCGGAACGATGCGTCAAGCTGATGGAACAGTACGAAA ATCTGAGCGTTACTTCGACGATCCTGAAGAAAAATCCCAACTGTGTGGAAACGATGAAACGGTTACGGAAGTACGTGGGCAACGCCAAAGCGTGGAAGCTGGACGATAAGCAAAAGCTGAAGTTCGACTTCCAGGCGCAGCAGATACGACAAAAGGCAGAACAGATTTATGCCCGCTTTAAG GACATTTTGGGCATGTCAGACAGCGAGAAGCCTTTCTGGGATTGGTTCGTGCAGGAGGTAACCAAGTTCGAGCAAGCCACGCAGCATCTCTCCCAAGAGGAACTGTATCTGCTTGTGGACGAGAAAG AACTGGAAACGGCCAACAAACAGAACAGCAACACCGATACGACCAACGATGCGACTAGCGCGAAAGACGATCAATCAACCAAGGCAGCGAACGACATGGCGCCGGAAGAAGCTGAGGGTGGTGGGGACGAAGGTTTCGAACTGGAGGGTACGACACCGGAAGAAGAGCATACGACACATCTGGACGAATAG
- the LOC118513845 gene encoding PC4 and SFRS1-interacting protein-like isoform X2, with protein MVASKKSFEVGDLVFAKVKGYPSWPAKVTSVEKAKYRVYFYGTGETGKVKPEDLFPYEASKEKFAAEKFMKRKGFREAMIQIESAISGDDPSPLAYDVAAVQSGMDDTMETSHQTSISAAEATFNESHVSANSTAYNIGKVKLEKYEDENATTQQPAAVVAQTKANAKGSSATKKAVAATPALTPATNNGSQKKVLEAQSSPQDNAGGVTDTKEIVSQRGRKIKQKRFLDADEEEEGGSVAAGSPPKKKPAKAKPAMAATTPAATKKLDPFEKIADERLFVLKLERQLVELNLEIKSSVKLNGADPERCVKLMEQYENLSVTSTILKKNPNCVETMKRLRKYVGNAKAWKLDDKQKLKFDFQAQQIRQKAEQIYARFKDILGMSDSEKPFWDWFVQEVTKFEQATQHLSQEELYLLVDEKELETANKQNSNTDTTNDATSAKDDQSTKAANDMAPEEAEGGGDEGFELEGTTPEEEHTTHLDE; from the exons ATGGTGGCGTCCAAAAAATCGTTCGAAGTAGGCGACTTGGTGTTTGCCAAAGTCAAGGGCTACCCATCGTGGCCAGCGAAG GTTACCTCCGTGGAAAAGGCCAAATACAGAGTCTACTTTTACGGGACGGGTGAAAC TGGAAAAGTCAAGCCGGAGGACCTGTTCCCATACGAAGCATCGAAGGAAAAGTTTGCGGCGGAGAAATTTATGAAACGGAAGGGCTTCCGCGAGGCAATGATACAGATCgagtccgccatcagcggtgaTGATCCAAGCCCC CTTGCATATGACGTAGCGGCGGTACAGTCGGGAATGGATGATACGATGGAAACATCACACCAAACGTCAATTTCCGCTGCTGAG gcCACCTTCAACGAGTCCCACGTGTCGGCCAACTCAACCGCGTACAACATTGGCAAGGTAAAGCTGGAAAAGTATGAAGATGAAAATGCTACCACGCAACAGCCCGCCGCCGTCGTAGcacaaacaaaagcgaacGCAAAGGGAAGCTCTGCCACCAAGAAGGCGGTGGCCGCCACCCCAGCGCTTACACCGGCCACAAATAATGGATCGCAAAAGAAGGTGCTTGAGGCACAATCCTCGCCGCAGGACAATGCTGGCGGTGTGACCGACACGAAGGAAATCGTCAGCCAACGGGGTCGCAAAATCAAGCAGAAACGGTTCCTGGATGctgacgaggaggaggagggagGTTCCGTGGCAGCGGGAtcaccaccgaagaagaaaccGGCGAAAGCAAAACCGGCCATGGCGGCTACAACACCCGCTGCGACAAAGAAGCTGGACCCGTTCG AAAAAATTGCTGACGAGCGGCTGTTTGTGCTGAAACTGGAACGGCAGCTGGTGGAGCTGAATCTGGAGATAAAATCATCGGTAAAACTGAACGGCGCCGATCCGGAACGATGCGTCAAGCTGATGGAACAGTACGAAA ATCTGAGCGTTACTTCGACGATCCTGAAGAAAAATCCCAACTGTGTGGAAACGATGAAACGGTTACGGAAGTACGTGGGCAACGCCAAAGCGTGGAAGCTGGACGATAAGCAAAAGCTGAAGTTCGACTTCCAGGCGCAGCAGATACGACAAAAGGCAGAACAGATTTATGCCCGCTTTAAG GACATTTTGGGCATGTCAGACAGCGAGAAGCCTTTCTGGGATTGGTTCGTGCAGGAGGTAACCAAGTTCGAGCAAGCCACGCAGCATCTCTCCCAAGAGGAACTGTATCTGCTTGTGGACGAGAAAG AACTGGAAACGGCCAACAAACAGAACAGCAACACCGATACGACCAACGATGCGACTAGCGCGAAAGACGATCAATCAACCAAGGCAGCGAACGACATGGCGCCGGAAGAAGCTGAGGGTGGTGGGGACGAAGGTTTCGAACTGGAGGGTACGACACCGGAAGAAGAGCATACGACACATCTGGACGAATAG
- the LOC118513846 gene encoding uncharacterized protein LOC118513846, which yields MKKLLLFLLLTYLCSGALSASILDYLTLATDEAEAKEEEVGPSNCLCNGPSCICCIDFNMTLIDLGGPGCVRLKYLSADEGIALNVSYGDSVLHSQRVKGPDPPPTCLNVFSSLAQMCARFSELLPTDEGLRGCLQLEPMLLGDVQIELPLGCFRMGPKGMEVIKSAEEQIKEQIPTESEESTPAPVATVEEKPAAAVAAAAGNSTSTLSLLDSLSTADILAAVSESTDEGIAMISNWLGLSVNRVQKPAEGGAAETEAAAASETESDKKEEEEE from the exons ATGAAGAAACTGTTGTTATTCCTCTTACTGACCTATTTATGCTCCGGCGCTCTCTCTGCGAGCATATTGG ACTATCTTACGCTCGCGACCGATGAGGCAGAAGCCAAAGAGGAAGAGGTCGGTCCGAGCAACTGTCTCTGCAATGGGCCGTCCTGCATTTGCTGCATCGATTTCAACATGACGCTGATCGATCTCGGTGGTCCTG GTTGCGTCCGACTGAAGTATCTGTCCGCGGACGAAGGAATTGCGCTGAACGTTTCGTACGGCGACAGTGTCCTCCACAGCCAGCGTGTCAAGGGTCCCGATCCTCCGCCGACGTGTTTGAATGTGTTCTCGAGCCTGGCGCAAATGTGTGCCCGCTTCAGTGAGCTGCTGCCGACGGACGAGGGCCTGCGGGGTTGCCTGCAGCTAGAGCCGATGCTGCTCGGGGACGTTCAGATCGAGCTTCCGCTCGGTTGCTTCCGGATGGGCCCGAAGGGCATGGAGGTGATCAAGTCGGCCGAGGAGCAAATTAAGGAACAAATCCCCACCGAAAG TGAGGAAAGCACTCCCGCGCCGGTGGCTACGGTTGAGGAGAaaccggcggcggcggtggcggcggctgCCGGTAACAGCACTTCCACACTGTCGCTGCTCGATAGTCTCTCCACGGCCGACATTCTGGCAGCCGTGAGCGAATCGACGGACGAAGGCATTGCAATGATTTCCAACTGGCTCGGTCTGTCGGTGAATCGCGTGCAGAAACCGGCCGAAGGCGGTGCAGCGGAAACGGAAGCGGCCGCTGCTAGCGAGACCGAAAGTGATAagaaggaagaggaggaagaataG